The Brassica napus cultivar Da-Ae chromosome C7, Da-Ae, whole genome shotgun sequence genome has a segment encoding these proteins:
- the LOC106440117 gene encoding protein FMP32, mitochondrial — MAAYANYYLRLARLGTGSAVNFSTLRSIGSPNNPTLDRTLFEIRSSSPLYRQSNSRFISQLVKTNGKRLYLVDTLALVRSLEAQGLPSKQAEAITGAITEVLNDSLGVVSQLVVSKGEMQKAEMTQESNLSKFKSEINSSLDHHFSLLQHENEKLRNDIERIRTDIRHEIDKVTAGQRLDLNLEKGRIRDELTDQNAETSNLTNKLDREIHTLRAQLEAAKYEVIKYCIGTLVSISAVGLAVLRIVM; from the exons ATGGCCGCTTACGCGAATTATTATCTACGGTTGGCACGACTTGGAACCGGTTCAGCTGTAAATTTCTCGACTCTCAGATCAATCGGCTCTCCGAACAACCCGACATTAGACAGGACTCTCTTCGAGATTCGTTCATCATCTCCTCTCTACAGACAATCCAACTCCAGATTCATATCTCAACTTGTCAAAACCAATGGGAAACGTTTGTATCTCGTCGACACACTCGCTTTG GTAAGGAGCTTGGAAGCGCAAGGGTTGCCTTCAAAGCAAGCAGAGGCAATAACAGGTGCTATAACTGAAGTTCTGAATGATAGCTTAGGAGTTGTTTCTCAGTTGGTTGTTTCCAAGGGTGAGATGCAGAAA GCTGAAATGACACAGGAGTCAAACTTATCCAAGTTCAAAAGTGAAATTAACAGTTCACTG GACCACCATTTCTCTTTGCTGCAACACGAGAATGAGAAACTCCGCAATGACATAGAACGTATCCGCACTGATATAAG GCACGAGATTGACAAAGTCACAGCAGGACAGCGGTTGGACCTGAATCTTGAAAAAGG GAGGATAAGAGATGAGCTAACGGATCAAAACGCCGAAACCTCTAACCTTACAAACAAACTTGACCGT GAGATTCACACTTTGAGAGCTCAGTTGGAAGCGGCCAAGTACGAGGTGATCAAGTATTGTATCGGTACACTTGTCTCCATCTCAGCCGTTGGCCTAGCTGTCCTCCGGATCGTCATGTGA
- the LOC106440116 gene encoding uncharacterized protein LOC106440116, with protein MSEGSSGEVNSTVMEEKSEERGGGSLAKGRSCKGYLYYSSTLKSKDKNPRCVGIPRTLRQVPDYVVGQSEAEASKEGRTLADFYYGCLGYSVYMTDKDSSTAMKQQAKTQLPVCLGLEILADRRAASSNTSSIPARAQNRNDSREVPQHQNHRPASTPIPKPTPATATNTENGFVSRFTRNANLVAAGVMKNLKRVGNYVKEHLDDSLDDHRKRPK; from the exons ATGAGCGAAGGCTCTAGCGGAGAAGTGAATAGCACGGTGATGGAAGAGAAATCGGAAGAGAGAGGGGGAGGATCTCTTGCGAAAGGAAGATCGTGCAAAGGATACCTTTACTACTCATCCACTCTCAAATCCAAGGATAAGAACCCTCGCTGCGTCGGCATCCCTCGTACTCTCCGTCAAG ttccTGATTACGTTGTTGGACAATCTGAAGCTGAAGCTTCTAAAGAAGGGCGTACCTTGGCTGATTTTTACTATGGATGTTTGGGTTATTCTGTTTACATGACTGATAAAGACTCATCTACTGCCATGAAGCAGCAAGCCAAGACCCAACTTCCCGTTTGTCTCGGCCTTGAG ATACTAGCAGATAGAAGAGCAGCTTCAAGCAACACTTCATCTATTCCAGCCCGCGCTCAAAACAGAAATG ATTCTCGGGAGGTGCCCCAGCACCAGAACCATAGACCAGCTTCAACCCCAATCCCAAAACCAACCCCAGCCACTGCCACAAACACTGAAAACGGCTTCGTATCGAG GTTTACAAGAAACGCAAACCTGGTAGCAGCAGGGGTGATGAAGAACTTGAAGAGAGTGGGTAACTATGTGAAAGAGCATTTGGACGACTCCTTGGACGATCATCGAAAGCGACCTAAATAA
- the LOC106440115 gene encoding zinc finger CCCH domain-containing protein 44-like translates to MKNQQKQLQRGASSRGEESSVRGIDLMRVDQCEEIDALSVPAPKVGGTVEQDAPVKRKRGRPPKAHAKTPLQTQPPPPLPLQTQLPPPPPITRKDDKEEDVCFICFDGGDLVLCDRRNCPKAYHPACINRDEAFFRTTAKWNCGWHICSKCQKSSSYLCYTCTFSVCKRCVADADYVFVRGNMGLCGTCIKPIMLIENIGQGDVQAVKVDFDDKLSWEYLFKVYWLCLKEELSLTVDELMRAYNPWKEVPYTAPKVELRNDHTRNNVYSSGSSALGAADNGIKRRKTSDSSTLPSKLDAKNPSNTPKKRPEDTNWATKELLEFLSFMRNGDTSVISQFDVQGLLLDYINKKNLRDPHQESQVICDLMLVKLFGKQRVGHIEMLKLLESHFLIQEKPKDEKTTNGETTHVVPSQVVEDIGHDPPVRDRRRKMYRKTVGRVQNENLDAYAAIDVHNINLIYLRRKFLETLLDDINKVHEKVVGTILRIKVSGSDQKLDIHRLVQVIGTSKAAATYQLGAKTTDVMLEILNLEKREVISIDQLSDQNVTEDECKRLRQSIKCGLNKRLTVGDILKTATTLQAMRINEALEAEILKAKHLRDQASEKNHRKELRECVEKLALLKSPEHRQRLLQEVPEVHTDPSMDPSQPSAEDAVLSTRKQDNHIKAPSKGPKRKGNILNNLGNNAQTKYDAPVLRSRKAVNVTKKDDCSKVHNNSSDIQESGKDDEESEIWHYRDPTGKTQGPFSMGQLRRWKSSGHFPPYLRIWKAHENQDDSVLLTEALAGRFDKATTTPSSSLLPQELKLSQHDSGRTGVDGDCLQKNLTPVSNSAASSSSSTVSALPNDPKEKQVATLLPCSGKVKDGNSVRSQPQVSCPASMSVVPGHVVSPDARATSGADGKTLEEGTNGGSVHAPNLNQEIHVPEDLEAQAAETIQSLSSCVLVKGTSGVTWSTTTTTTTDAVATTSSVMVTGGQLPQVTHQHAVVSAAPSVKPIDLAADHATATQTSDNTHVAHSSGWPAIVADPDECDESVSDLLAEVEAMEQNGLPSSPTSTFHYDDDDLTKGPEKDFFNPVARMSLTPETCRMNTSQPSILDNVSTGKSSMGTESKDNTLFNAGPELLLFAPPAPSSVSQDLTLTTTALRLGSETTVKAGSVERLPKSLSGVSLEPSPRSSSLHDSPRGNTERSPRGNTERSPRGNGSHQRRSGGHSRDRQWWNNGHNTSVNNNSHNNRQWPNSSRHGYDHGSGSYTAHPPKGLKICKFYESGNCKKGASCSFWHP, encoded by the exons ATGAAGAATCAACAGAAGCAACTCCAGCGAGGCGCTTCCTCTCGCGGCGAAGAAAGTTCGGTCAGAGGGATCGATCTCATGAGAGTCGATCAATGCGAGGAGATCGATGCTCTCTCTGTGCCTGCCCCGAAGGTGGGAGGGACGGTTGAGCAAGATGCTCCTGTGAAGCGAAAACGGGGCCGGCCGCCGAAGGCACATGCTAAGACGCCGCTGCAAACTCAGCCCCCGCCGCCGCTGCCGCTGCAAACTCAgctgccgccgccgccgccgatTACGCGGAAGGATGACAAGGAAGAAGATGTGTGCTTCATTTGCTTCGACGGCGGAGACCTCGTTCTCTGTGATCGCCG GAACTGCCCCAAGGCATACCATCCAGCTTGTATTAACAGAGATGAGGCATTCTTTCGAACAACGGCTAAATGGAACTGCG GTTGGCATATATGCAGTAAATGCCAGAAATCTTCCAGTTACTTGTGTTATACATGCACTTTTTCTGTTTGTAAGCGGTGCGTTGCTGATGCCGACTATGTGTTTGTGAGAGGTAACATGGGGCTTTGTGGCACATGCATTAAGCCAATAATGTTAATTGAGAATATTGGTCAAGGAGATGTTCAAGCG GTTAAGGTGGATTTTGATGACAAGCTCAGTTGGGAGTATCTGTTCAAGGTATATTGGCTTTGCCTGAAGGAAGAGCTGTCTCTAACTGTCGACGAGCTTATGAGAGCTTATAATCCTTGGAAGGAGGTTCCTTACACTGCTCCTAAAGTGGAGTTACGAAACGATCATACCCGTAACAATGTTTATTCTTCAGGCAGTTCAGCTTTAGGTGCAGCAGATAAtggaataaaaagaagaaagactAGTGATTCATCCACCTTACCTAGCAAGTTGGATGCCAAAAATCCAAGTAATACCCCAAAGAAGCGTCCTGAAGATACAAATTGGGCAACAAAAGAACTCCTCGAGTTTTTGTCGTTCATGAGAAATGGCGATACATCGGTTATTTCTCAGTTTGACGTGCAGGGTCTTCTGCTTGactatatcaacaaaaaaaatcttagggATCCTCATCAGGAGTCTCAAGTTATTTGTGACCTAATGCTTGTGAAGTTGTTTGGAAAGCAACGAGTGGGTCACATTGAAATGCTTAAGCTTCTTGAGTCTCACTTTCTTATCCAAGAGAAACCTAAAGATGAGAAAACCACGAATGGGGAAACTACTCATGTTGTTCCTAGCCAAGTAGTTGAAGATATTGGTCATGATCCACCGGTTAGGGATAGAAGACGCAAGATGTATAGGAAAACTGTTGGCAGGGTACAAAACGAAAATCTGGATGCATATGCAGCGATTGATGTTCACAATATCAACCTGATTTATTTGAGACGTAAATTCTTAGAGACTCTACTTGATGATATCAACAAAGTTCACGAAAAGGTGGTAGGCACAATTTTGAGAATTAAGGTATCCGGCAGCGACCAGAAGCTGGATATTCACAGGCTCGTTCAAGTTATAG GTACAAGCAAGGCAGCAGCAACCTACCAACTTGGCGCAAAGACTACAGATGTTATGCTAGAAATACTAAATCTAGAAAAGAGAGAGGTCATCTCGATTGATCAATTATCAGATCAGAATGTCACAGAG GACGAGTGCAAACGGCTACGCCAGAGCATAAAATGTGGTCTCAATAAACGTTTGACTGTG GGTGACATCTTGAAGACGGCAACAACACTGCAAGCCATGAGAATCAATGAG GCTCTGGAAGCTGAGATATTAAAGGCCAAACACCTCCGTGATCAGGCCAGTGAGAAGAATCATCGAAAGGA GCTTAGAGAATGTGTAGAAAAGCTAGCGCTTCTAAAATCACCTGAGCATCGCCAGCGGCTTCTGCAGGAAGTCCCAGAAGTTCATACGGATCCAAGCATGGATCCAAGTCAACCATCAGCAGAAGATGCAGTGTTGAGTACGAGAAAACAAG ATAATCACATAAAGGCTCCTAGTAAAGGTCCGAAGAGAAAAGGGAATATCCTGAACAACTTGGGAAATAATGCGCAGACAAAATATGATGCTCCAGTTTTGCGAAGCAGAAAGGCCGTGAATGTTACTAAGAAAGATGATTGTTCCAAGGTCCACAACAACTCATCAGATATCCAG GAAAGTGGTAAAGATGATGAGGAGAGTGAAATATGGCATTATCGAGATCCAACCGGAAAGACCCAGGGACCGTTTTCTATGGGGCAGCTCCGCAGATGGAAATCTTCTGGTCATTTCCCCCCTTATCTTAGGATATGGAAAGCGCATGAGAACCAAGATGATTCTGTACTTCTGACTGAAGCTCTTGCCGGAAGATTTGATAAAGCAACTACTACGCCGAGTTCCTCTTTGCTTCCCCAAGAACTAAAACTATCTCAGCACGACTCGGGACGCACTGGCGTGGACGGGGACTGTCTTCAGAAGAACCTTACGCCAGTCAGCAACAGTGCAGCCTCCTCTTCGTCCTCTACTGTCAGTGCCCTTCCTAACGATCCAAAAGAGAAACAAGTTGCGACTCTTTTACCTTGCTCTGGAAAAGTTAAAGATGGTAATTCCGTTCGTTCCCAGCCTCAAGTTAGTTGTCCAGCATCAATGTCTGTGGTTCCAGGACATGTAGTTTCGCCTGACGCAAGAGCAACTTCAGGGGCAGATGGTAAGACTTTAGAAGAAGGAACAAACGGTGGTTCTGTTCACGCACCAAACCTTAACCAAGAAATCCATGTCCCTGAAGACTTGGAAGCTCAAGCGGCAGAGACTATTCAGTCTCTGTCTTCTTGTGTTCTGGTCAAAGGAACATCTGGTGTCACATGGAGCACCACCACCACAACTACCACTGATGCTGTTGCCACCACTTCGAGTGTTATGGTCACTGGAGGACAGCTTCCTCAAGTAACACATCAGCATGCTGTTGTTTCAGCTGCACCGTCTGTGAAGCCAATTGATTTGGCAGCTGATCATGCCACAGCTACTCAGACTTCAGACAACACCCATGTGGCTCACTCATCTGGGTGGCCAGCCATTGTGGCTGACCCGGACGAGTGTGATGAATCAGTTTCGGATCTATTAGCCGAAGTTGAAGCGATGGAACAGAACGGTTTGCCCTCTTCACCCACCTCAACATTTCACTATGACGACGATGATTTGACAAAAGGGCCAGAAAAAGATTTCTTTAACCCTGTCGCACGCATGTCCCTCACACCTGAAACATGCAGAATGAATACCTCTCAGCCGAGTATTCTTGACAATGTCTCTACGGGAAAAAGCTCAATGGGCACAGAATCAAAAGACAACACTCTCTTCAACGCTGGTCCGGAGCTCCTGCTCTTTGCACCACCAGCGCCATCTTCAGTTAGTCAGGACCTGACTCTGACGACAACAGCTCTTAGACTGGGATCAGAAACCACAGTTAAAGCTGGATCGGTCGAGAGGCTTCCCAAGTCCCTTTCAGGAGTGAGTTTGGAACCGAGCCCCAGGTCATCATCATTACATGACTCACCACGTGGAAACACCGAGCGCAGCCCACGTGGAAACACCGAGCGCAGCCCACGTGGAAATGGAAGTCATCAAAGAAGATCCGGTGGGCATAGCAGAGACCGGCAATGGTGGAACAACGGTCACAACACTAGCGTCAACAACAACAGTCATAATAATCGGCAATGGCCAAACAGCAGTAGGCATGGGTATGACCATGGATCAGGTTCATACACAGCTCATCCGCCCAAAGGGCTAAAGATATGTAAGTTCTATGAGAGTGGAAACTGCAAAAAGGGTGCTTCTTGTAGTTTTTGGCACCCCTGA